In one Janibacter cremeus genomic region, the following are encoded:
- a CDS encoding dihydrofolate reductase family protein has translation MGRLSYGMLVSLDGYVRGPDGSLDWTEPDAQLHEHFNRIQAASALEVYGRHMWETMRYWQDPPAADLESPQYRGFAQAWQDTDKVVVSRSLSSVDAPRTRLWSRLDVGALRELVASAAGDVSISGPTLAAGALRAGLVDEVRAYVIPHVLGGGLRFLPDGYTTPLRLRSERRFAGGTVELVYDVG, from the coding sequence ATGGGACGTCTGAGCTACGGGATGCTCGTCTCGCTCGACGGCTACGTCCGCGGCCCCGACGGGTCCCTCGACTGGACCGAGCCGGACGCGCAGCTGCACGAGCACTTCAACCGGATCCAGGCCGCCAGCGCGCTGGAGGTCTACGGTCGCCACATGTGGGAGACGATGCGTTACTGGCAGGATCCGCCGGCCGCCGACCTCGAGTCACCCCAGTACCGCGGCTTCGCGCAGGCCTGGCAGGACACCGACAAGGTGGTCGTCTCCCGATCGCTCTCGTCGGTCGACGCGCCCCGCACCCGACTGTGGTCACGGCTGGATGTCGGGGCGCTGCGTGAGCTGGTCGCATCCGCCGCCGGGGACGTCTCGATCAGCGGCCCGACGCTCGCCGCCGGTGCCCTGCGCGCCGGGCTGGTCGACGAGGTCCGCGCCTACGTCATCCCACACGTGCTCGGGGGTGGGCTGCGATTCCTGCCGGACGGCTACACAACGCCGTTGCGGCTGCGCAGCGAACGTCGGTTCGCCGGAGGGACCGTCGAGCTGGTCTACGACGTCGGGTGA
- a CDS encoding methylmalonyl-CoA mutase subunit beta — protein sequence MTIPPDSPSGADDVLSLAAGFPPADPDTWADMAAAVVNRSRSDDAAVDGPGAVDALSSELPGGLRIDPIYWPQERSLGLPGAMPFTRGRGPRDPDLPWHVCQLHDDPDATTSRRAVLEDLERGVSAVWLHVGDDGIAADDVAEVLADVMVDLAPVTVSSWTDQPAAAAALVSAWEAKGVDPAVVRGSLGHDPIGLAAAVGGAPDLAPLADAVALCAERWTGVRAITVDTRVHHDAGASDQDEIALALATALDYVRHLTAAGVPAAEVFRRIEFRVAATADQFVTIAKLRALRRTWARIGEVLEVPQADRGAWVHAVTSWRMQTRTDPWVNILRDTIACLAASAGGADAITVLPYDHVLGLPTPFSRRVARNTQSILAAESNVARVADPAGGSNYVETLTDDLARAAWTWFGELDAAGGAAASLASGAVAERLAATRAARDADLATRELPLTGTSTFPLAGEQLLERTPRAQVAAEGLPRRRDGQVFEDLRARTATGDVSVPVLALGSPREHTTRVSFVANLLGVAGIRPATVEVATADDITDAVESAKGAKVAVLASSLKGYEGLAGPTTRALRAAGVERVVLAGPAGEAPDATVDGEIVAGMNIVAFLGDLLDHVGAQQVGANA from the coding sequence ATGACCATTCCCCCTGACAGTCCCTCCGGAGCCGATGACGTCCTGAGCCTGGCCGCGGGTTTTCCCCCGGCCGATCCGGACACCTGGGCCGACATGGCCGCAGCGGTGGTCAACAGGTCCCGGAGCGACGACGCCGCGGTCGACGGGCCCGGTGCAGTCGACGCGCTCTCGAGCGAGCTGCCCGGTGGTCTGCGGATCGACCCGATCTACTGGCCGCAGGAGCGCAGCCTGGGCCTGCCCGGCGCGATGCCCTTCACCCGTGGCCGGGGACCGCGCGACCCGGACCTGCCGTGGCACGTGTGCCAGCTGCACGACGACCCGGACGCCACGACCAGCCGCAGGGCGGTCCTCGAGGACCTCGAGCGGGGCGTCAGCGCCGTCTGGCTGCACGTCGGTGACGACGGCATCGCTGCCGACGACGTCGCGGAGGTCCTCGCCGACGTCATGGTCGATCTCGCCCCCGTGACGGTCTCCTCGTGGACCGACCAGCCCGCCGCCGCGGCCGCGCTCGTCTCCGCGTGGGAGGCGAAGGGGGTCGACCCCGCCGTCGTGCGCGGCAGCCTCGGCCACGACCCGATCGGCCTGGCCGCCGCCGTGGGCGGTGCCCCTGACCTCGCCCCGCTCGCGGACGCGGTCGCACTGTGCGCCGAGCGCTGGACCGGCGTGCGGGCGATCACCGTCGACACCCGCGTCCACCACGACGCCGGAGCCAGTGACCAGGACGAGATCGCCCTCGCCCTCGCGACCGCACTGGACTACGTGCGCCACCTGACCGCCGCCGGGGTCCCGGCCGCCGAGGTCTTCCGCCGGATCGAGTTCCGCGTCGCGGCGACCGCCGACCAGTTCGTCACGATCGCCAAGCTGCGCGCCCTGCGTCGTACGTGGGCGCGCATCGGTGAGGTCCTCGAGGTGCCGCAGGCCGATCGCGGCGCGTGGGTCCACGCCGTGACCTCCTGGCGCATGCAGACGCGCACCGACCCGTGGGTCAACATCCTGCGCGACACGATCGCCTGCCTCGCGGCCTCCGCCGGCGGCGCCGATGCCATCACCGTGCTGCCCTACGACCACGTGCTCGGGCTGCCGACCCCCTTCTCCCGCAGGGTGGCCCGCAACACCCAGTCGATCCTCGCGGCCGAGTCCAACGTCGCCCGGGTCGCCGACCCGGCCGGAGGCTCCAACTACGTCGAGACGCTCACCGACGACCTCGCCCGTGCGGCGTGGACCTGGTTCGGCGAGCTCGACGCCGCGGGTGGGGCCGCGGCCTCGCTGGCCTCCGGTGCCGTCGCCGAGCGCCTGGCGGCGACGCGCGCTGCACGGGACGCGGACCTGGCCACCCGTGAGCTGCCGCTGACCGGCACCTCGACCTTCCCGCTGGCGGGGGAGCAGCTCCTCGAGCGCACCCCGCGGGCACAGGTGGCCGCCGAGGGGCTGCCCCGTCGACGCGACGGGCAGGTCTTCGAGGACCTGCGTGCGCGCACCGCCACCGGCGATGTCTCCGTGCCGGTCCTCGCACTCGGCTCCCCGCGCGAGCACACCACCCGGGTCAGCTTCGTCGCCAACCTCCTCGGTGTCGCCGGCATCCGCCCCGCGACCGTCGAGGTGGCGACCGCCGACGACATCACCGACGCGGTCGAGTCGGCGAAGGGGGCGAAGGTCGCCGTGCTCGCGTCCTCGCTGAAGGGCTACGAGGGTCTGGCCGGTCCGACCACCCGGGCCCTGCGCGCCGCAGGCGTCGAGCGGGTCGTCCTCGCCGGACCCGCGGGCGAGGCGCCCGACGCGACCGTCGACGGCGAGATCGTCGCGGGCATGAACATCGTCGCCTTCCTGGGCGACCTCCTCGATCACGTCGGCGCCCAGCAGGTAGGAGCGAACGCATGA
- the scpA gene encoding methylmalonyl-CoA mutase: MRYAHPIPTFDTVELGDGAPAPDGQQRWQEALEATPGAADGWTTPEHIEVAPVYTEEDTDDLDFLRTVPGKAPFLRGPYPTMYVNQPWTVRQYAGFSTAEESNAFYRRNLAAGQKGLSVAFDLATHRGYDSDHPRVSGDVGMAGVAIDSIYDMRTLFSGIPLDRMSVSMTMNGAVLPILALYVVAAEEQGVSPEQLSGTIQNDILKEFMVRNTYIYPPLPSMRIISDIFAYTSTKMPRFNSISISGYHMQEAGATQDLELAYTLADGIEYIRAGKEAGLDVDAFAPRLSFFWAIGMNFYMEVAKLRAARLLWARLVKENFGPENPKSLSLRTHSQTSGWSLTAQDVYNNVVRTCVEAMAATQGHTQSLHTNALDEAIALPTDFSARIARNTQLVLQQESGTTRVVDPWGGSAYVERLTHDLAQRALAHIEEVEKAGGMAKAIEAGIPKMRIEEAAARTQARIDSGQQPLIGINTYPVDEDEPIEILKVDNAAVRASQIAGIERLRAERDEEQTQSALAALTEGARADGGTMETNLLALAIDAARAKATVGEISSALEKVYGRYTAQIRTISGVYRDEAGAGGAVEEVQAKVEEFEQAEGRRPRILVAKMGQDGHDRGQKVIATAFADLGFDVDVGPLFQTPAEVARQAVEGDVHVVGVSSLAAGHLSLVPALRAELDELGRQDLMIVVGGVIPKQDFEELRAAGADDIYPPGTVIASAAGGLVDQLRERAAAAHG, encoded by the coding sequence ATGAGGTACGCGCACCCCATCCCCACTTTCGACACGGTCGAGCTCGGCGACGGCGCACCCGCACCCGACGGGCAGCAGCGCTGGCAGGAGGCGCTGGAGGCGACCCCGGGGGCTGCCGACGGCTGGACGACCCCGGAGCACATCGAGGTCGCCCCGGTGTACACCGAGGAGGACACCGACGACCTGGACTTCCTGCGCACGGTCCCGGGCAAGGCACCCTTCCTCCGTGGCCCGTACCCGACCATGTACGTCAACCAGCCGTGGACGGTCCGGCAGTACGCCGGCTTCTCCACCGCCGAGGAGTCCAACGCGTTCTACCGCCGCAACCTCGCCGCCGGGCAGAAGGGCCTTTCGGTCGCCTTCGACCTCGCGACGCACCGCGGGTACGACAGCGACCACCCCCGCGTCTCCGGCGATGTCGGCATGGCCGGTGTGGCCATCGACTCGATCTACGACATGCGCACGCTCTTCAGCGGCATCCCGCTGGACCGGATGAGCGTGTCGATGACCATGAACGGCGCGGTGCTGCCGATCCTCGCCCTCTACGTCGTCGCGGCCGAGGAGCAGGGGGTGAGCCCGGAGCAGCTGAGCGGCACCATCCAGAACGACATCCTCAAGGAGTTCATGGTCCGCAACACCTACATCTACCCACCGCTGCCCTCGATGCGGATCATCTCCGACATCTTCGCCTACACCAGCACGAAGATGCCGCGCTTCAACTCGATCTCCATCTCCGGCTACCACATGCAGGAGGCCGGGGCCACGCAGGACCTCGAGCTGGCCTACACCCTCGCCGACGGCATCGAGTACATCCGGGCGGGGAAGGAGGCGGGGCTGGACGTCGACGCGTTCGCACCGCGGTTGTCCTTCTTCTGGGCCATCGGGATGAACTTCTACATGGAGGTCGCGAAGCTGCGTGCGGCCCGCCTGCTGTGGGCGCGCCTGGTCAAGGAGAACTTCGGCCCGGAGAACCCGAAGTCGCTCTCCCTGCGCACGCACTCGCAGACCTCCGGCTGGAGCCTGACGGCGCAGGACGTCTACAACAACGTCGTGCGCACCTGCGTCGAGGCGATGGCCGCGACCCAGGGGCACACCCAGAGCCTGCACACCAACGCCCTCGACGAGGCGATCGCCCTGCCGACCGACTTCTCGGCGCGCATCGCGCGCAACACCCAGCTGGTGCTCCAGCAGGAGTCGGGCACGACGAGGGTCGTCGACCCGTGGGGTGGCAGCGCCTACGTCGAGCGGCTGACCCACGACCTCGCCCAGCGCGCCCTCGCACACATCGAGGAGGTCGAGAAGGCCGGCGGTATGGCCAAGGCCATCGAGGCCGGCATCCCCAAGATGCGCATCGAGGAGGCGGCCGCCCGGACCCAGGCGCGGATCGACTCGGGGCAGCAGCCGCTGATCGGGATCAACACCTATCCCGTCGACGAGGACGAGCCCATCGAGATCCTGAAGGTGGACAACGCCGCCGTGCGCGCGTCGCAGATCGCCGGGATCGAGCGGCTGCGGGCCGAGCGCGACGAGGAGCAGACCCAGTCCGCCCTCGCCGCCCTGACCGAGGGTGCGAGGGCCGATGGCGGCACCATGGAGACCAACCTGCTCGCGCTGGCCATCGACGCCGCGCGCGCGAAGGCCACCGTCGGTGAGATCTCCTCCGCGCTGGAGAAGGTCTACGGGCGCTACACCGCGCAGATCCGTACCATCTCCGGTGTGTACCGGGACGAAGCAGGGGCGGGCGGAGCCGTCGAGGAGGTCCAGGCCAAGGTCGAGGAGTTCGAGCAGGCCGAGGGCCGTCGCCCGCGCATCCTCGTGGCCAAGATGGGCCAGGACGGGCACGACCGCGGCCAGAAGGTCATCGCGACCGCCTTCGCCGACCTCGGCTTCGACGTCGACGTGGGCCCCCTCTTCCAGACCCCGGCCGAGGTGGCGCGCCAGGCGGTCGAGGGCGACGTGCACGTGGTCGGGGTCTCCTCGCTGGCCGCGGGGCACCTGTCCCTCGTGCCGGCGCTGCGGGCCGAGCTGGACGAGCTCGGCCGCCAGGACCTGATGATCGTCGTCGGCGGGGTCATCCCGAAGCAGGACTTCGAGGAGCTGCGGGCCGCCGGTGCCGACGACATCTACCCCCCGGGCACCGTCATCGCCAGCGCCGCCGGCGGTCTGGTCGACCAGCTGCGGGAGCGGGCCGCCGCCGCCCATGGCTGA